The Ziziphus jujuba cultivar Dongzao chromosome 7, ASM3175591v1 genome includes a region encoding these proteins:
- the LOC107424799 gene encoding large ribosomal subunit protein P2B produces the protein MKLVAAFLLAVLGGNSTPSANDLKKILSSVGAEADDDRISFLLSELEGKDITEVIASGREKLASVPSGGGAVAVSAPSASGGGGGAAPAAEAKKEEKVEEKEESDDDMGFSLFD, from the exons ATGAAGTTGGTCGCTGCATTTTTACTAGCTGTTTTGGGAGGGAACTCTACTCCATCTGCCAATGATTTGAAGAAGATTCTTTCGTcag TTGGAGCCGAGGCTGATGACGATAGGATTAGCTTTCTCTTGTCTGAATTGGAGGGAAAAGATATTACAGAGGTGATTGCCTCTGGAAGAGAAAAGTTGGCATCCGTGCCTTCTGGTGGTGGTGCAGTCGCTGTTTCTGCACCGTCAGCcagcggtggtggtggtggtgctgCTCCCGCTGCTGAGGCAAAGAAAGAGGAGAAGGTTGAAGAGAAAGAGGAATCCGATGAT GATATGGGTTTCAGCCTTTTCGACTAA
- the LOC107424800 gene encoding zeaxanthin epoxidase, chloroplastic, producing MASTLFFNSMNLSTTLFSRSHLPFPITKDIPLEFSPYFQYNYPCRSRSANGQKKNFTEVRATVAESPVVAPPTESSGAPQKKLRILIAGGGIGGLVLALAAKKKGFEVMVFEKDLSAIRGEGQYRGPIQIQSNALAALEAIDLDVAEEVMKVGCITGDRINGLVDGVSGTWYIKFDTFTPAAERGLPVTRVISRMALQQILARAVGEDIIMNDSNVVSFEDRGDKVIVKLENGQSYEGDILVGADGIWSKVRKNLFGPKEATYSGYTCYTGIADFVPADIDTVGYRVFLGHKQYFVSSDVGAGKMQWYAFHKEPPGGVDSPRGKKERLLKIFEGWCDNVIDLILSTDEEAILRRDIYDRVPTLTWGKGRVTLLGDSIHAMQPNMGQGGCMAIEDSYQLAMELDKAWSQSIKTGTPIDVVSSLKSYERARRLRVAVIHGMARMAALMASTYKAYLGVGLGPLSFLTKFRIPHPGRVGGRFFIDIAMPLMLTWVLGGNSSKLEGRSPSCRLSDRANDQLRKWFEDDDALERAISGEWFLLPHGNETGALQPICLNKDENEPYIVGSISHENFPGLSLVLPLPQVSKTHARISYKDGAYFLTDLRSEHGSWISDNEGKRYRVPPNLPTRFRPSDVIEFGSDKKAAFRVKVIASSPTRSQEEGNQGNQILQAA from the exons ATGGCTTCAACTCTGTTTTTCAATTCTATGAACCTCTCAACTACACTTTTCTCAAGATCCCACTTGCCATTTCCCATCACCAAAGACATCCCTCTGGAATTTTCTCCATATTTTCAGTATAACTATCCCTGTAGAAGCAGATCAGCAAATGGGCAGAAGAAGAATTTCACAGAAGTGAGAGCTACGGTAGCAGAGAGCCCCGTAGTAGCTCCACCGACTGAAAGCAGTGGAGCTCCGCAGAAGAAGCTTCGAATACTGATCGCCGGGGGAGGGATCGGAGGTCTTGTTTTGGCTTTGGCGGCGAAGAAGAAAGGGTTCGAGGTGATGGTGTTCGAGAAAGATTTAAGTGCTATTAGAGGGGAAGGACAATACAGAGGTCCAATTCAAATACAGAGCAATGCATTGGCTGCTTTGGAGGCTATTGATTTGGATGTTGCTGAGGAGGTTATGAAGGTTGGTTGTATTACTGGTGACCGGATAAATGGGTTGGTTGATGGGGTTTCTGGTACTTG GTACATCAAGTTTGACACGTTCACTCCTGCAGCGGAACGGGGGCTTCCAGTTACAAGAGTTATAAGCAGAATGGCCTTGCAACAAATCCTTGCTAGAGCTGTTGGGGAAGATATCATTATGAATGATAGTAATGTTGTTAGCTTTGAGGATCGTGGAGACAAG GTTATTGTAAAGCTGGAGAATGGTCAGAGTTACGAAGGTGATATTCTGGTTGGAGCTGATGGTATATGGTCAAAG GTAAGGAAGAACTTATTTGGGCCAAAGGAAGCTACATACTCAGGGTATACTTGTTATACTGGTATTGCAGATTTTGTTCCTGCCGACATTGACACTGTGGG GTACCGCGTATTTTTGGGACACAAACAATACTTTGTTTCTTCAGATGTGGGCGCAGGAAAGATGCAGTGGTATGCATTTCACAAGGAACCACCTGGTGGTGTTGATAGCCCCCGTG GTAAAAAGGAAAGGttgcttaaaatatttgaagGCTGGTGTGACAATGTGATAGATCTGATACTTTCCACGGATGAAGAGGCAATTCTTCGCCGTGACATATATGACAGAGTACCGACTTTAACTTGGGGAAAGGGTCGTGTGACCTTGCTTGGAGATTCAATACATGCTATGCAGCCAAATATGGGCCAGGGAGGATGCATGGCTATTGAG GATAGCTATCAGCTAGCAATGGAGCTTGATAAAGCATGGAGTCAAAGCATCAAAACAGGAACTCCTATTGATGTTGTTTCTTCTCTAAAAAG CTACGAGAGAGCTAGAAGATTGAGAGTTGCTGTTATCCATGGAATGGCTAGAATGGCTGCATTGATGGCTTCAACTTACAAGGCTTATCTGGGTGTAGGACTTGGTCCATTGTCG TTTTTGACGAAGTTTAGGATACCACATCCAGGAAGAGTTGGTGGGAGATTTTTTATTGACATTGCAATGCCATTGATGTTAACTTGGGTTTTAGGTGGTAACAG CTCAAAACTTGAAGGTAGGTCACCAAGTTGCAGGCTCTCAGACAGA GCAAATGACCAGTTACGCAAATGGTTCGAGGATGACGATGCACTTGAACGTGCTATTAGTGGAGA GTGGTTTCTTCTAccacatggaaatgaaactGGTGCTTTGCAACCTATCTGTTTGAACAAAGATGAGAACGAGCCATACATTGTCGG GAGCATATCACATGAGAATTTTCCAGGATTGTCACTTGTACTACCTTTGCCCCAG GTTTCAAAAACACATGCTCGTATCAGCTACAAGGATGGTGCCTACTTCTTGACTGACTTGAGAAGTGAACATGGTAGCTGGATCAGCGA TAATGAGGGGAAGCGGTATCGAGTACCTCCAAATCTTCCAACTCGTTTCCGTCCATCAGATGTTATTGAATTTGGTTCTGATAAGAAG GCTGCATTTCGGGTTAAGGTAATAGCATCTTCTCCAACAAGATCACAAGAGGAAGGGAATCAAGGGAATCAAATTCTCCAAGCAGCTTGA